One segment of Streptomyces sp. NBC_00576 DNA contains the following:
- a CDS encoding LysR family transcriptional regulator, with product MEATTLRQLAAYTAVARAASFTAAAAEMHVSQSSLSRAVADLERHLGVQLLERDTRNVQLTAAGVEALRVAEQIVNAHRAGMKELRRYLLGESGTVAVATLPSVAAVLLPRVISDFRERRPQVAVRLLDGLERSVLDRVLTGDADFAITTVGNPPDQLEHRPLVRDRFVAVLPEGHPLADRHEITWDDLARQPFLAVGRDSSVRRLTDAAFAQIDAHAPPAAEAGSIATVGGLVTAGLGVSAMPALVLPLMGAGPVVCRPLVDPVVHRRLDVALRARRTLPTVTERFLETLEEFRLQARPLPPGVTWA from the coding sequence ATGGAGGCCACCACCTTGCGTCAACTGGCGGCGTATACGGCCGTAGCACGGGCCGCGAGCTTCACCGCGGCCGCAGCGGAGATGCACGTGTCCCAGTCCTCGCTCAGCCGCGCGGTCGCGGATCTGGAGCGACACCTAGGCGTCCAGCTCCTGGAACGGGACACCCGCAACGTGCAGTTGACCGCGGCGGGCGTCGAGGCCCTGCGTGTCGCCGAACAGATCGTCAACGCTCACCGGGCGGGCATGAAGGAGCTCAGGCGATACCTGCTCGGCGAGTCGGGAACGGTCGCCGTGGCCACTCTTCCCTCCGTCGCCGCGGTGCTCCTGCCGCGGGTGATCTCCGACTTCCGTGAGCGGCGGCCACAGGTGGCGGTACGACTCCTCGACGGCCTGGAGCGGTCGGTACTGGACCGGGTCCTGACCGGCGACGCCGATTTCGCGATCACCACCGTCGGTAACCCGCCGGACCAGTTGGAGCACCGCCCCCTGGTCAGGGACCGCTTCGTCGCGGTGCTCCCGGAAGGCCATCCGCTCGCCGACCGCCACGAGATCACCTGGGACGACCTGGCTCGTCAGCCGTTCCTGGCCGTCGGGCGCGACTCGAGCGTGCGCCGGCTCACCGACGCGGCGTTCGCCCAGATCGACGCGCACGCGCCACCGGCGGCCGAGGCGGGCAGTATCGCGACCGTGGGGGGACTGGTGACCGCCGGCCTCGGGGTGTCGGCGATGCCCGCCCTCGTGCTCCCGCTGATGGGTGCCGGACCCGTCGTCTGCCGTCCTCTGGTGGACCCCGTGGTGCACCGGCGCCTGGACGTCGCGCTGCGCGCTCGCCGAACGCTCCCGACCGTGACGGAGCGGTTCCTGGAGACGCTCGAAGAGTTCCGCCTCCAGGCGCGTCCACTTCCGCCCGGGGTTACGTGGGCCTGA
- a CDS encoding CitMHS family transporter, with translation MLAALGFATIAVLLLLTMTKRASVLVALILLPVLAALIGGFAGDLGELILGGLSKVAPTGIMIAFAVLYFSLMVDAGLFDPLIRGLLRVARGDPLRITVATAVLTLCVALDGDGASTFLITVSALLPVYKRLGMNPLVLSGVVCLGAGVMNMVPWGGPTVRAMAALKLDSSEVFNPVLPAMGLGVAWVLVASYLLGRRERNRLAALSPQGPARDVREGEDEEERDDREPAASATVTATTEPESMRHATPVTADGELQALRAPGDGPGTVRIPPLPRTWLSIFNLLLTIALVVCLIQEVLPLPVLFVLGFAIAVLVNHPTWEQQQALLDKHAKSVVLVTTMIFAAGVLTGILTGTRMIDEMAEALVSVVPDSFGSHLPVAVAVTGMPLSLVFTPDAYYFGVLPVLAETAQGFGTDPAEVARAAILGQMTTGFPLSPLTASTFILVGMSGVSLGEHQRFIFRWAFATTLVMTVGALLTGAFPL, from the coding sequence ATGCTGGCAGCCCTGGGCTTCGCCACGATCGCTGTCCTCCTGCTGCTCACCATGACCAAACGCGCCTCGGTACTGGTCGCTCTGATCCTGCTTCCGGTGCTGGCGGCACTCATCGGCGGTTTCGCGGGCGATCTGGGCGAGCTGATTCTCGGTGGGCTGTCCAAGGTGGCCCCCACCGGCATCATGATCGCCTTCGCGGTCCTGTACTTCAGCCTGATGGTGGACGCCGGGCTCTTCGACCCCCTGATCCGCGGCCTGTTGCGCGTGGCGCGTGGCGACCCGTTGCGGATCACCGTCGCCACAGCCGTCCTCACGCTGTGTGTGGCCCTGGACGGAGACGGTGCCTCCACCTTCCTCATCACCGTCTCCGCGCTGCTGCCGGTCTACAAGAGGCTCGGTATGAACCCTCTGGTGCTGTCCGGAGTGGTCTGCCTGGGCGCGGGCGTGATGAACATGGTCCCCTGGGGTGGCCCGACGGTACGAGCCATGGCGGCACTGAAGCTGGACAGTTCCGAGGTCTTCAACCCCGTGCTGCCCGCGATGGGCCTCGGCGTCGCCTGGGTGCTGGTGGCCTCCTACCTGCTCGGCCGCCGGGAGCGCAACCGTCTTGCCGCGCTGTCTCCGCAGGGTCCGGCCAGGGACGTGCGCGAGGGCGAGGATGAGGAGGAGCGCGACGACCGTGAACCCGCCGCTTCGGCGACGGTCACGGCGACCACGGAACCCGAGTCGATGCGGCACGCCACTCCCGTGACGGCTGACGGGGAGCTTCAGGCCCTCCGGGCTCCTGGGGACGGGCCCGGTACCGTCCGGATCCCGCCGCTGCCGCGGACCTGGTTGAGCATCTTCAATCTCCTGCTCACCATCGCTCTCGTGGTCTGCCTGATCCAGGAAGTGCTGCCGCTTCCGGTGCTGTTCGTCCTCGGGTTCGCGATCGCGGTGCTGGTCAACCACCCCACCTGGGAACAGCAACAGGCGCTGCTCGACAAGCACGCCAAGAGCGTGGTCCTGGTCACCACGATGATCTTCGCGGCCGGCGTCCTCACCGGGATCCTCACCGGCACCAGGATGATCGACGAGATGGCCGAGGCGCTCGTCTCCGTCGTTCCCGACTCCTTCGGCTCGCACCTGCCCGTCGCGGTGGCTGTCACCGGTATGCCGCTGAGCCTGGTCTTCACGCCGGACGCCTACTACTTCGGCGTACTGCCCGTACTCGCCGAGACCGCACAGGGCTTCGGCACGGACCCGGCCGAGGTCGCCAGGGCCGCCATTCTCGGCCAGATGACAACGGGGTTCCCGCTCAGTCCGCTCACCGCGTCCACGTTCATCCTGGTCGGCATGAGCGGTGTGTCGCTCGGCGAACACCAGCGCTTCATCTTCCGCTGGGCCTTCGCCACCACCCTGGTCATGACCGTCGGCGCCCTGCTGACCGGTGCGTTCCCCCTGTGA
- a CDS encoding prolyl oligopeptidase family serine peptidase produces MRRITRRTALAVTAGAVAAPAVSTATASAADTTTAASPGRQTAFGRNPVLRTDLVTRVTPRNNWLVTAVALQYAHPIDLRGGVIPPSAFQVKATVGGQTAARTVTRVYSSATAEVDDRSHPGRPGDHLIIELDPNDSNARAAGTDPLPLDRAYSVRQVADVHTPAGEPVLRAGPFASRNDDVITPVVDDFAAGSFTDSAGFELDFRLYRPEGFVRKPQTRKRYPLVVTLHGGGEVADNNMTQLTSNRIAVTFAKPERQRRDPAFVLSPQIPLPRPMDGSDGTDWTDARVQAALIELIDTFVSDHSRNVDTARLYLVGLSSGGRGIYSLLAKCPDVFAAALPTAGWGDAATMDRITHIPMWADHSVDDPIVPYREGRFGKPGTWTLMNALETAGVRVTRGEWANDLPKAQFEARSRALLRQARATRSHVLFTSYTPGTTPVNPHLAWAQTYENDVVIDWLFDQSR; encoded by the coding sequence ATGAGACGGATCACCAGACGTACGGCGCTCGCAGTCACAGCAGGTGCGGTCGCGGCGCCGGCCGTGAGCACGGCAACCGCCTCGGCAGCCGACACCACGACAGCCGCATCCCCAGGACGACAAACGGCCTTCGGGCGCAATCCGGTCCTGCGAACGGACCTCGTCACGCGGGTGACGCCGAGGAACAACTGGCTGGTGACAGCGGTCGCCCTCCAGTACGCGCATCCCATTGACCTGCGCGGCGGGGTGATCCCGCCCTCGGCCTTCCAGGTGAAGGCCACTGTGGGCGGGCAGACAGCGGCTCGCACGGTGACCCGGGTCTACTCCAGCGCCACCGCCGAAGTGGACGACCGATCTCACCCCGGACGGCCGGGGGACCACCTGATCATCGAACTCGACCCGAACGACTCCAACGCGCGGGCCGCGGGCACCGACCCCCTTCCGCTCGACCGCGCCTACTCCGTCAGACAGGTGGCGGATGTGCACACCCCGGCAGGCGAACCAGTGCTCAGGGCTGGTCCGTTCGCGAGCCGGAACGATGACGTCATCACTCCCGTGGTCGACGACTTCGCCGCCGGCTCCTTCACTGACTCCGCAGGTTTCGAACTGGACTTCCGGCTGTACCGGCCCGAGGGATTCGTACGGAAACCGCAGACGCGCAAGCGGTACCCACTCGTCGTCACCCTGCACGGCGGTGGCGAAGTCGCGGACAACAACATGACCCAGCTCACCTCCAACCGGATCGCGGTCACGTTCGCCAAACCGGAACGACAGCGCCGCGACCCCGCGTTCGTCCTCTCTCCGCAGATTCCCTTACCCCGTCCCATGGACGGATCCGACGGCACGGACTGGACCGACGCCAGGGTCCAGGCCGCGCTGATCGAACTCATCGACACCTTCGTGAGCGACCACTCCCGGAACGTGGACACAGCCCGGCTCTATCTTGTGGGCCTGTCCTCGGGCGGACGCGGTATCTACAGCCTGCTGGCGAAGTGCCCCGACGTGTTCGCGGCCGCCCTGCCCACGGCCGGCTGGGGCGACGCGGCCACCATGGACAGGATCACGCACATCCCGATGTGGGCCGACCACTCCGTCGACGACCCGATCGTCCCCTACCGGGAGGGCCGGTTCGGCAAGCCGGGCACCTGGACACTGATGAACGCGCTGGAGACCGCCGGCGTCCGGGTCACTCGTGGGGAGTGGGCCAACGATCTGCCGAAGGCGCAGTTCGAGGCCCGGTCCCGGGCGCTCCTACGGCAGGCCCGGGCCACGCGCAGTCACGTACTGTTCACGAGCTACACGCCCGGAACGACGCCGGTGAACCCACACCTCGCGTGGGCCCAGACGTATGAGAACGACGTGGTCATCGACTGGCTCTTCGATCAGTCCCGGTAG